In the genome of Calothrix sp. PCC 6303, the window TTTGGAGTTGTTTATAATCTTCCAAAAGAGATGTAATTTTTTGTGAAGTTTCTGTAACTTGTTTTTCTGTGTCCCGACGACTTGATAATTCTAGTCGTTGTGTTTCTAAAGCACTAATTTCTTGTTGTAAACTACGTTCGCGTGCTAATAGTTCAGGGTTAGCACCTTGACGAATATTACTATTAGATTCTGTGAGAAATTCCATAAAGCTCATTGCACGACTTCTTTCATTAGCACTTAAGGCTTGGGCATCATAACCTTTAGATGGTTGCTGTACATGCATCTGCATTAGCAGGTCAGTATATAATTCATAATTATCCTGAACGCTAGAAAAATAGTAAGCGCGTAACTCTGGATTAATAAAATTTTTGCTGAGATCTTCGTTAATATTAATCGCAGTTTTTAGCTGAGTTAAGGATTTGTTAAGATTTCCCCTACTACGTTCGAGATTCGCAATATTTTTGAGCGTGTTAGCTTCTCCAACACGATTACTTGCTGCTCGACGAAGAGACAACGCTTGATTGAAGAATTCCAAAGCTTTTTGTGGATTTCCGAGGGTTTGGTAAACAGTGCCAATATTATCCAATGTGGTAGCTTCTCCTGCCTTATCACCCACTTCTCGACGAAGAGGCAAAGCTTGATTGAAGAATTGCAAAGCTTTTTGTGATTCTCCAAGGGCTTGGTAGACACTACCAACATTGTCCAGTGTTGTAGCTTCTCCTGCCTTATCACCCACTTCTCGACGAAGAGACAAAGCTTTATTGAAGAATTCCAAAGCTTTCTGTCGTTCTCCAAGAGTTTGGTAGACTGCACCAATATTATCCAATGTGGTTGCTTCTCCAGCACGATCAAGTGCTGTACGCTGGAGCGGTAAAGCTTGGTTAAAAAATTCCAAAGCTTTTTTAGGTTCTCCAATATAGCTATAAATTGTTCCGATTTTGCTAAGTGTTCTACCTTGTCCGATATAGTCTCTAATTTCTCGTTGAATTGGTAGAGCTTCGTTAAATAATTTCAACGCTTGCTCTGTTTCTCCAATACTGTTGTAAACCTCCCCAGTATTAGTTAAATTTCTTGCTAAAGCTCGGCTTTCACCAATTTTTTGTTGGATGTCTACCACTGCTATATTTAATTTTTCTACTCCTCTACTAGCTATTTCCAAATCTACCTTAGCTTTAGCTAGTAGCTGCTGTGCTTCTTTTTGTTGTTTCTCTGCTATTTGTGCTTGCTTTTCTGCTTCCTGCTGTTTTTTTTGTGCCTCTTCTAACCCTTTTTTTGCAGATGCAAGCTCATTCCTGGCTTGTTGCGCTAAATTGTTGGCATTTTTTTGTTCTCCTTTCGCATTTTTAGCTTCTTCTTCCGCAGATTGCACCTTATTATTCGCTTCTGAAAATAGTTGTTGTGCTGCTTTAACTTGCTGATTAGCGGTTTGTAACTTTGTATTAGTAGCGTTTAACTTATAGTTTGCTTGTTTAGACTTAATTTCTAATTGTTTTTTGGCTGTTTCTGCTTGTTTTTTTTCACTATTTGCTATTGCTATTAATTTTTCTCTTTCCTCTTGTTGTCTTGTTAGTGTTTTAATACTTTCTTTCGCTTTACTTAGTTCGATTTTTTTTGAATCTAGCTCCGAATTTGTGGAGTTAAATTGAGATGTTGCAACACTTCGGCGCTGTTCCGCGCTGCTAGCAAAAATTAACGCTGTAATAACTCCAAAAACAGATAAAGTAAGTACAATCAAACCATTACGAATCTTTTGATTTGTCTTCCTTTCCACTTCTGCCAAACGCTTATTAGCTTTCCTTTCTTCCTCGAAAGCCTGATTTTGTTTCCCTTCCGCTTCCGCAACCTTCTGATTTAACTCAGCTTCTAAACTCGCAGATAAAAACCGATAATCAACATCGCTTAACTTTCTTCCATCCGCCCAAACGCGAGATTTTTCTAAATCTTCTCCCCACAATAAACAAGTATTATCTTGATAATTACTCTCTACCCAAGCCCTTAATTTATCAGCATAAAAACGTAATTTACCTAGCTCATTCTCAACCCAAATTAAATCAAAAACATTCCCATAAATCTGGTTATAAACCCTTAATTTCCCCTGCTGCTGCACCACCAAACCAGTCAAACGCGATCGCATCTGCTCAAAACTACCATCAACAGCAATCTCTCCCTTTTGTAAAATCTGCTGATATAACCCCAACAAAGCCACAGCAATTTGCTCGTTAACCAGTAACCTATCCCTAATCGTCTTTAAATGCTCTTGCTCA includes:
- a CDS encoding CHAT domain-containing protein codes for the protein MTGDYEYKVGGSLEEDAPSYVRRQADSDLYYGLKAGELCYVFNSRQMGKTSLLVRTMKRLQADGFACAVIDISGLGSQDITLEQWYGSIVDSLLTELNFVEPEDLAVWWEKSIEITPVRRLGKLFDELLLPNVNQNIVIFLDEIDSILRLDFPADDFFALIRSCYQRRSFKAEYKRLTFALFGVATPADLIKDEERTPFNIGTAIQLDGFRLDEIAPLAQGLEGKVENPQAVMREVLAWTGGQPLLTQKVCNLLIQDLRNPTPTLARRGEIGGNEWVEGVVRSGIIENWESQDEQEHLKTIRDRLLVNEQIAVALLGLYQQILQKGEIAVDGSFEQMRSRLTGLVVQQQGKLRVYNQIYGNVFDLIWVENELGKLRFYADKLRAWVESNYQDNTCLLWGEDLEKSRVWADGRKLSDVDYRFLSASLEAELNQKVAEAEGKQNQAFEEERKANKRLAEVERKTNQKIRNGLIVLTLSVFGVITALIFASSAEQRRSVATSQFNSTNSELDSKKIELSKAKESIKTLTRQQEEREKLIAIANSEKKQAETAKKQLEIKSKQANYKLNATNTKLQTANQQVKAAQQLFSEANNKVQSAEEEAKNAKGEQKNANNLAQQARNELASAKKGLEEAQKKQQEAEKQAQIAEKQQKEAQQLLAKAKVDLEIASRGVEKLNIAVVDIQQKIGESRALARNLTNTGEVYNSIGETEQALKLFNEALPIQREIRDYIGQGRTLSKIGTIYSYIGEPKKALEFFNQALPLQRTALDRAGEATTLDNIGAVYQTLGERQKALEFFNKALSLRREVGDKAGEATTLDNVGSVYQALGESQKALQFFNQALPLRREVGDKAGEATTLDNIGTVYQTLGNPQKALEFFNQALSLRRAASNRVGEANTLKNIANLERSRGNLNKSLTQLKTAININEDLSKNFINPELRAYYFSSVQDNYELYTDLLMQMHVQQPSKGYDAQALSANERSRAMSFMEFLTESNSNIRQGANPELLARERSLQQEISALETQRLELSSRRDTEKQVTETSQKITSLLEDYKQLQTKIRISSPRYAALKYPKTLSLQEIQQQVLDNNTLLVAYSLGKERSYLWAVSKTSITSYQLPKRSDIEVATSNFRYSLGQPNTAANFAQEDGKKLSSIILSPVANQLQQKRLLITADGILQTIPFAALPIPNNNEQDFTPLLVQNEIVNAPSASSIAVLRNQLKGRIPAPKTVAVIADPVFTSDDPRLTGKRPEIAPQLDLQFTGKRPEIAPQLDLQFTHSGFARLPFTREEAEEILRLVPENKRFSAFDFAANYETVTSPKLAKYQIMHFATHAFVDSQNLELSGLVLSQFDSKGNPKPSYLRLFDIFNLNLSAELVVLSSSDTGLGKEVKGQGIVGLTRGFMYAGSPRVISSLWQVSDQGTSVLMARFYRKMLVDGLKPSAALRAAQLDMLKEEKWRNPFYWAAFTMQGEWR